One genomic segment of Terriglobales bacterium includes these proteins:
- a CDS encoding MBL fold metallo-hydrolase, with protein sequence MQIKFWGVRGSTPTPQAENLRYGGNTSCVEMRINGHLYVFDCGTGFRILGKQLMAEFAPNPVHAHVFISHFHWDHIQGIPFFWPLYSSRENYFFFHSSSKSRGLQRAIEEQMADPYFPVNMSEMAAHRHFYDIEEDKIAFDDCVVQSRWLNHPQGCLGFRVETEDKIVVYATDNEPGHPVFDKNVRQLAEGADVLIYDAQYLPEEYEASKRGWGHSTWREGINIIMESGAKELVLFHHDPDHSDVCIDSIVEKARSYYPKVRAAAEGMVITL encoded by the coding sequence ATGCAGATCAAGTTCTGGGGTGTGCGCGGCTCCACGCCGACGCCGCAGGCCGAAAACCTGCGCTACGGCGGCAACACCTCCTGCGTCGAAATGCGCATCAACGGCCATCTCTACGTCTTCGATTGCGGCACCGGTTTCCGCATCCTGGGCAAGCAGCTCATGGCCGAGTTCGCCCCTAACCCCGTGCACGCCCACGTCTTCATCTCCCACTTCCACTGGGACCACATCCAGGGCATCCCCTTTTTCTGGCCGCTCTACAGCAGCAGGGAGAACTACTTTTTCTTTCACTCTTCCTCGAAGTCGCGCGGCCTGCAGCGCGCCATCGAAGAGCAGATGGCCGACCCCTACTTCCCCGTGAACATGAGCGAGATGGCCGCCCACCGCCACTTCTACGACATCGAGGAAGACAAGATCGCCTTCGACGACTGCGTCGTCCAGTCCCGCTGGCTCAACCACCCCCAGGGCTGCCTGGGGTTCCGGGTGGAGACCGAGGACAAGATCGTCGTCTACGCTACCGACAACGAGCCCGGCCACCCCGTGTTCGATAAGAACGTGCGCCAGCTCGCCGAGGGCGCCGACGTCCTCATCTACGACGCCCAGTACCTCCCCGAGGAGTACGAGGCCTCCAAGCGCGGCTGGGGCCACAGCACCTGGCGCGAGGGCATCAACATCATTATGGAAAGCGGCGCCAAGGAACTGGTGCTCTTCCACCACGACCCCGACCACTCCGACGTCTGCATCGACTCTATCGTCGAAAAAGCCCGCAGCTACTACCCCAAAGTGCGCGCCGCCGCCGAGGGCATGGTCATCACTCTGTAG
- a CDS encoding zinc-dependent alcohol dehydrogenase family protein, translated as MKAAILVSPQDVSRRPLQIAEVPRPEPRPGWVVLRVRACGVCRTDLHIVEGELSQRRSNLVPGHQIVGEVVEGATGDLALGARVGVSWIGGVDGACWYCRNNLENLCDSPTFTGYTVDGGYAEYALARADFAFPLPSALDDLQAAPLLCAGIIGFRSLRVAGVEPGERVGLFGFGASAHLAIAVLRAWNCEVFVSTRGESHRQLAASLGAVWVGKDTDTPPVQLDRAVTFAPSGDVVVAALASLRKGGVLAINAIHLDRIPQFDYDRLLWGERQIRSVANMTRADARDFLQLAADISLRPKVTVFPLDRVNDALIALKTDSIDGAAVIAPPG; from the coding sequence ATGAAAGCTGCCATCCTAGTCTCTCCGCAGGATGTTTCTAGGCGCCCGCTTCAGATTGCCGAGGTTCCGCGACCTGAACCGCGGCCCGGCTGGGTCGTGCTCCGTGTCAGGGCCTGTGGCGTCTGCCGGACGGATTTGCACATCGTCGAAGGCGAACTTTCCCAGCGCCGCAGCAATCTTGTCCCCGGTCATCAGATTGTGGGAGAGGTGGTAGAAGGCGCCACGGGCGACCTCGCGCTGGGCGCGCGCGTGGGTGTCTCCTGGATCGGTGGCGTCGATGGCGCCTGCTGGTATTGCCGGAACAACCTGGAAAACCTCTGCGATTCGCCCACGTTTACCGGCTACACGGTGGACGGCGGCTACGCCGAATATGCCCTGGCGCGTGCGGACTTTGCCTTCCCGCTCCCCTCCGCCCTCGACGACCTGCAAGCCGCGCCTTTGCTCTGCGCCGGCATCATCGGATTTCGCAGCCTGCGCGTGGCCGGCGTAGAGCCGGGCGAACGCGTCGGACTGTTCGGCTTCGGAGCCTCGGCCCATCTCGCCATTGCCGTCCTGCGAGCATGGAACTGTGAAGTCTTCGTCTCCACGCGAGGCGAGTCCCACCGCCAGTTGGCGGCCTCCCTCGGCGCGGTATGGGTTGGGAAAGATACCGATACGCCCCCGGTGCAGCTCGACCGCGCGGTCACCTTTGCCCCCAGCGGCGATGTCGTGGTCGCTGCCCTGGCCAGCTTGCGCAAGGGCGGCGTGCTGGCCATCAACGCCATCCACCTGGACCGCATCCCGCAATTCGATTATGACCGCTTGCTGTGGGGCGAGCGGCAGATCCGCAGCGTCGCCAACATGACTCGCGCGGATGCCCGGGACTTCCTCCAGCTCGCCGCCGATATCAGCCTGCGGCCCAAAGTCACCGTGTTCCCCCTCGATCGCGTGAATGATGCCCTCATCGCGCTGAAGACGGATTCCATCGACGGCGCGGCCGTGATTGCACCCCCGGGATGA
- a CDS encoding Glu/Leu/Phe/Val dehydrogenase: protein MKTISLEQEINPWEAQAARFDLAAQKLNLDEGLWKVLRQPNREIILHIPVLMDNGQLEVFTGFRVQHSIARGPAKGGIRYSPDVTLDEVRALASWMTWKCAVVNIPFGGAKGGVICDPRKLSQTELEKITRRYTAELVEFLGPEKDVPAPDMNTNEQTMAWIMDTYSMHMRHTVTAVVTGKPLDLGGSRGRREATGRGILMVTDEALKKLEMNREETRVIIQGFGNVGSNAAKLMFDQGYRIVGVSEIGGALYNPKGIDIDALMEHRMREGSILSYPEAQRVDPGEFLLMECDVLIPAATENVITSQNAAHVKARILVEGANGPTTAAADEILQEKGVFVIPDILANAGGVTVSYFEWVQDRQGYFWKESVVNEQLEHIMRSSFEDVVRYAETHSVNNRIAAYMLAIDRVAFTIKQRGIYA from the coding sequence ATGAAGACCATTTCACTCGAGCAGGAAATCAACCCGTGGGAAGCGCAGGCGGCCCGCTTCGACCTGGCCGCACAGAAGCTCAACCTGGATGAAGGCTTGTGGAAAGTCCTGCGGCAGCCCAACCGCGAGATCATCCTGCACATCCCGGTACTGATGGACAACGGCCAGCTCGAGGTCTTCACCGGCTTCCGGGTGCAGCACTCCATCGCCCGCGGCCCGGCCAAGGGCGGCATCCGCTACAGCCCCGATGTCACCCTCGACGAAGTCCGCGCCCTGGCAAGCTGGATGACCTGGAAGTGCGCGGTGGTGAACATCCCCTTCGGCGGAGCCAAGGGCGGCGTCATCTGCGACCCGCGCAAGCTCTCGCAGACCGAACTGGAGAAGATCACGCGCCGCTACACCGCCGAACTGGTCGAGTTCCTGGGTCCGGAAAAGGACGTGCCCGCGCCCGACATGAACACCAACGAGCAGACCATGGCCTGGATCATGGACACCTATTCCATGCACATGCGCCACACCGTGACAGCCGTGGTCACGGGCAAGCCGCTCGACCTGGGCGGTTCGCGCGGCCGCCGCGAGGCCACCGGCCGCGGCATCCTCATGGTCACCGACGAAGCCCTGAAGAAGCTGGAGATGAACCGCGAAGAGACGCGGGTCATCATCCAGGGCTTCGGCAACGTGGGCTCCAACGCCGCCAAGCTCATGTTCGACCAGGGCTACCGCATCGTGGGCGTCTCCGAGATCGGCGGCGCCCTGTACAACCCCAAGGGCATCGACATCGACGCACTCATGGAGCACCGCATGCGCGAGGGCTCCATCCTCAGCTATCCCGAGGCGCAGCGCGTGGATCCCGGCGAATTCCTGCTGATGGAGTGCGATGTGCTCATCCCCGCGGCCACGGAAAACGTCATCACCTCGCAGAACGCCGCGCACGTGAAAGCGCGCATCCTGGTCGAGGGCGCCAACGGCCCCACTACCGCCGCCGCCGACGAGATCCTGCAGGAGAAAGGCGTGTTCGTCATCCCGGACATCCTGGCCAACGCCGGCGGCGTCACCGTCAGCTACTTCGAGTGGGTGCAGGACCGCCAGGGCTACTTCTGGAAAGAGTCAGTGGTCAACGAGCAGTTGGAGCACATCATGCGCTCGTCGTTCGAGGACGTGGTGCGCTACGCCGAGACCCACAGCGTGAACAACCGCATCGCCGCGTATATGCTGGCGATCGACCGCGTCGCGTTCACGATTAAACAGCGCGGCATTTACGCCTAG
- a CDS encoding M20/M25/M40 family metallo-hydrolase produces the protein MRLKLFPLMFLFFLVASTFAAGPAAPSEDGTLPKLTEITGHGMMGLDPYTDLQELSDDVGARVTGTPEDRKAIDWGLTKMKAIGLENVRAERYTLSPGWSRVSASAELVSPVRRRLQVDSLGWVGSTPAGGVEAEVIPVNVNRLDEEMRENNARWKGKVLLSLKRGEAPTEPQHGKFGEFLRAAHKAGAVAVIGGQGGSEAAGLRLTHTGALGYGEFFEIPVVSMAAEDSKQLERFLDAGKTVRLKLDVQNRVTPGAVETANVVGEIRGVEFPEQIIVVGGHLDSWDLAQGTTDDGVGVATTLGAARAIRAAGQRPRRTIRFVLFTGEEQGLLGSFAYVKQHEQEMANHIAAIVLDNGQGPITTLQLGGRKDVVPAVEKFTQAIAGLSALKVDDKPTFGTDTGPFTLAGIPAINLNQDSPEYKFTHHSAADTFDKVQQDILAKNTTVKALLAFWIADRPERLATPWTREQVARMLIEKKLDRQLKAYGIWPFGEAGTERKQ, from the coding sequence ATGCGCCTGAAGCTTTTTCCGCTGATGTTCCTTTTCTTTCTAGTGGCGTCCACATTCGCCGCCGGTCCCGCCGCTCCCTCCGAGGACGGCACGCTGCCCAAGCTCACCGAAATTACCGGGCACGGCATGATGGGCCTCGATCCCTACACCGACCTGCAGGAGCTCAGCGACGACGTGGGCGCCCGCGTCACCGGCACGCCCGAGGATCGCAAGGCCATCGACTGGGGCCTGACGAAGATGAAGGCCATTGGCCTGGAGAACGTGCGGGCGGAGCGCTACACGCTTTCCCCCGGATGGTCGCGAGTTTCCGCATCGGCCGAGCTGGTTTCCCCGGTGCGCCGCCGGCTGCAGGTGGACTCGCTCGGCTGGGTGGGCTCGACGCCCGCGGGCGGCGTCGAAGCTGAGGTCATCCCGGTGAACGTCAACCGCCTCGACGAAGAGATGCGTGAGAACAACGCCCGGTGGAAGGGCAAAGTGCTGCTTTCGCTGAAGCGCGGTGAAGCGCCGACCGAGCCGCAGCACGGCAAGTTCGGCGAGTTCCTGCGCGCCGCGCACAAGGCCGGCGCCGTCGCGGTGATCGGCGGCCAGGGAGGCTCGGAAGCTGCCGGACTGCGGCTGACGCACACCGGCGCGCTGGGCTACGGCGAGTTCTTCGAGATTCCTGTGGTCAGCATGGCGGCTGAGGATTCCAAGCAACTGGAGCGGTTTCTCGACGCCGGCAAGACGGTGCGCCTGAAGCTGGACGTGCAGAACCGCGTCACTCCCGGCGCGGTGGAAACGGCCAACGTCGTGGGTGAGATCCGCGGCGTAGAGTTTCCCGAGCAGATCATCGTGGTCGGCGGGCATCTCGATTCCTGGGACCTGGCGCAGGGAACCACCGACGACGGCGTGGGCGTGGCCACCACGCTGGGCGCGGCGCGCGCCATTCGGGCAGCGGGGCAGCGCCCGCGGCGCACGATTCGCTTCGTGCTCTTCACCGGCGAAGAGCAGGGACTGCTGGGCTCGTTCGCCTACGTGAAACAGCATGAGCAGGAGATGGCCAACCACATCGCCGCCATCGTGCTCGATAACGGCCAGGGTCCGATCACGACGCTGCAACTCGGCGGGCGCAAGGACGTGGTTCCGGCGGTGGAAAAATTCACCCAGGCGATCGCCGGCCTGAGCGCGCTCAAAGTGGACGACAAGCCGACCTTCGGCACGGACACCGGACCGTTCACCCTGGCGGGCATTCCCGCCATCAACCTGAATCAGGACTCGCCCGAGTACAAGTTCACCCACCACTCCGCCGCCGACACGTTCGACAAGGTGCAGCAGGACATCCTGGCGAAGAACACGACCGTGAAGGCGCTGCTGGCCTTCTGGATCGCCGACCGCCCCGAGCGCCTGGCCACTCCCTGGACCCGCGAGCAGGTGGCCCGCATGCTCATCGAAAAGAAGCTGGACAGGCAGCTCAAGGCCTACGGCATCTGGCCGTTCGGAGAGGCGGGAACGGAGAGGAAACAGTAA
- the chrA gene encoding chromate efflux transporter, producing MADGAMISDPPNESYPRLFLRFLRFGLLAWGGPVAQIDMIRHELVERERWVTQERFLRTLAVYQVLPGPEAHELCVYFGMLSRGRLGGLLAGLGFMLPGFLLMFLLSWLYAGHGLDHGRMAAAFAGVQPAVVALIVRAIGRIGRRALTTLWLGIVAILALLASLLQVHFLLTLGGAGVLYALLHRGRRAAALVLLVALAAGLFWLPMPAQDSPFPERNGAAAGAPALPALFLSGLRTGLLTFGGAYTAIPFLQYDAVVRGGFMTNREFLDGIALGGVLPAPLIIFGTFVGYIGGGAAGALALTAGIFLPAFSFTLVGHSYLERAVHNPALHDLLDGITAGVVGLIAATTLDLARSALTGPAALVIFAAALVTLILWRAGYAIALVMIAAALAGWLWLA from the coding sequence TTGGCTGACGGCGCGATGATTTCCGACCCGCCGAACGAATCCTACCCGCGGCTGTTCCTGCGCTTCTTGCGCTTCGGACTGCTGGCCTGGGGCGGACCGGTGGCGCAGATCGATATGATCCGCCACGAGCTGGTGGAACGCGAGCGCTGGGTCACGCAGGAGCGCTTCCTGCGCACGCTGGCCGTCTACCAGGTATTGCCCGGTCCGGAAGCGCACGAGCTCTGCGTGTACTTCGGGATGCTCTCCCGCGGACGCCTGGGCGGCCTGCTGGCCGGGCTGGGCTTCATGCTCCCCGGCTTCCTGCTGATGTTCCTGCTTTCCTGGCTCTATGCCGGCCACGGCCTCGATCATGGCCGGATGGCCGCGGCCTTCGCCGGCGTGCAGCCGGCGGTGGTGGCGCTGATCGTGCGCGCCATCGGACGCATCGGCCGGCGCGCGCTTACTACCTTGTGGCTCGGCATTGTGGCGATACTCGCTTTGCTGGCCTCGCTGTTGCAGGTGCACTTTCTGCTCACGCTGGGCGGCGCCGGAGTCCTCTATGCGCTGCTGCACCGTGGCCGGCGGGCGGCAGCGCTGGTGCTCCTGGTGGCGCTGGCCGCCGGCTTGTTCTGGTTACCCATGCCGGCTCAGGACTCGCCGTTTCCGGAGCGCAATGGAGCGGCGGCGGGCGCGCCGGCGCTCCCGGCGCTCTTTCTCTCCGGTCTGCGCACCGGCCTGCTGACCTTCGGCGGAGCCTACACCGCCATTCCGTTCCTGCAGTACGACGCCGTGGTGCGTGGCGGCTTCATGACCAACCGCGAATTTCTGGACGGAATCGCGCTCGGCGGCGTGCTGCCGGCGCCGCTCATCATCTTCGGCACCTTCGTGGGCTACATCGGCGGCGGCGCCGCGGGAGCCCTGGCGCTGACCGCCGGCATCTTCCTGCCGGCGTTCTCTTTCACGCTGGTGGGACATTCCTACCTGGAGCGCGCCGTGCACAACCCGGCGCTCCACGACTTGCTGGACGGCATCACCGCCGGCGTGGTGGGATTGATCGCCGCCACCACGCTGGATTTGGCGCGCAGCGCTCTTACTGGACCTGCTGCCCTGGTCATCTTTGCAGCGGCGTTGGTGACGCTCATCCTCTGGCGCGCCGGATACGCCATAGCCCTGGTGATGATCGCGGCAGCGCTCGCCGGATGGCTCTGGCTCGCCTGA
- a CDS encoding ornithine cyclodeaminase family protein translates to MTEEALPMSESPARNQPGTLLLQRREVAALLDLDECIQAVEDAFRLHAEGNSLPPGVLSAYVPGGGFHVKAAGLKLERPYFAAKFNGNFPGNMLRFGLPNIQGVILLCDAENGSPLALMDSIEITIQRTAAATAVATRRLARPESAVLTLCGCGNQGRAHLRALARVLPLKRAFAWDADAARAQAFAREFSGRLGADVHAVEQPSAAVRQSDVCVTCTSARGWFLAREDVRPGTFVAAVGADSPDKQEIEPPLMAASKVVVDSLVQCAEFGELHHALAAGVVARDSVWAELADVVAGRKPGRTAPDEITLFDSTGVALEDVAAALAVYRRALREGAGRRMDFAA, encoded by the coding sequence ATGACCGAGGAGGCCCTGCCGATGTCGGAGAGTCCGGCGAGGAACCAGCCGGGCACGTTGCTCTTGCAGCGCCGCGAGGTGGCGGCGTTGCTCGACCTCGACGAATGTATCCAGGCTGTAGAGGACGCGTTCCGGCTCCACGCGGAAGGGAACAGCCTGCCGCCGGGGGTGCTCAGCGCGTATGTGCCGGGCGGCGGGTTCCACGTGAAGGCCGCCGGCCTGAAGCTGGAGCGGCCCTATTTCGCCGCCAAGTTCAACGGCAATTTTCCCGGCAACATGCTGCGTTTCGGCCTGCCGAACATCCAGGGAGTCATCCTCCTGTGCGACGCGGAGAACGGCTCTCCGCTGGCGCTGATGGATTCGATCGAGATCACCATCCAGCGTACGGCCGCCGCTACGGCGGTGGCGACGCGGCGCCTGGCCCGGCCGGAGTCCGCCGTGCTCACTCTCTGCGGTTGCGGCAACCAGGGACGCGCGCACCTGCGGGCCCTGGCACGCGTGCTGCCGCTCAAGCGCGCGTTCGCTTGGGATGCCGACGCCGCCCGTGCGCAGGCCTTCGCGCGGGAATTTTCCGGCCGGCTGGGCGCGGACGTCCACGCCGTCGAGCAGCCCTCGGCCGCCGTCCGCCAGAGCGATGTGTGCGTCACCTGCACCTCGGCGCGCGGCTGGTTTCTGGCGCGCGAGGACGTCCGGCCGGGCACGTTCGTGGCCGCCGTCGGGGCCGACAGTCCTGACAAGCAGGAAATCGAGCCGCCCTTGATGGCCGCCTCCAAAGTGGTGGTGGATTCGCTCGTCCAGTGCGCGGAGTTCGGCGAACTGCACCACGCGCTTGCGGCCGGCGTAGTCGCGCGCGATTCCGTGTGGGCCGAACTGGCCGACGTCGTGGCCGGCCGCAAGCCGGGCCGCACGGCGCCGGATGAAATCACCCTCTTCGACAGCACCGGCGTGGCGCTGGAGGACGTGGCTGCCGCACTGGCCGTCTACCGGCGCGCCCTGCGGGAAGGAGCTGGCCGCCGGATGGACTTCGCCGCCTGA
- a CDS encoding chromate resistance protein ChrB domain-containing protein: MTVTLSAQAPWLLLMFRLPARQASRRVEVWRKLRRYGALPLRSSGYVLPNTPAGREHFEWLAASIRRARGEASVVQVHAIDDLPSEELRRRFLEASTREYEQLLRHLRQAAAAPRKSAGGKLTRLRQRLQQVVAIDFFSNPLRSRVEAALTRAESAAAGSPPPSTAGGRRDRKEYRRRTWMTRPRPGIDRVASAWLIRRFIDPEARFVFGDDPARHPKAVPFDMFQGGGFGHRGDDCTFETLQKEFGIRDPRVSALAQIIHDADLGDEKFGRREGEGVERVLLGWAQQDVSDDELLRRGIDLMEGLYRALP; this comes from the coding sequence ATGACTGTAACATTATCCGCGCAGGCGCCCTGGCTGCTGCTAATGTTCCGCCTGCCGGCGCGGCAGGCCAGCCGGCGCGTGGAGGTGTGGCGCAAGCTGCGCCGCTACGGCGCGCTCCCGCTGCGCAGTTCGGGATACGTGCTCCCCAACACACCCGCCGGCCGGGAACACTTCGAATGGCTGGCCGCCTCCATCCGCCGCGCGCGGGGCGAGGCCTCGGTGGTGCAGGTTCACGCCATCGACGACCTCCCTTCCGAAGAGCTGCGGCGCCGGTTCCTGGAAGCCAGCACGCGCGAGTACGAGCAGCTCCTGCGCCACCTTCGCCAGGCCGCGGCCGCTCCCCGCAAGTCGGCGGGCGGAAAATTGACGCGCCTGCGCCAGCGATTACAGCAAGTCGTTGCCATCGATTTCTTCTCCAACCCGCTGCGCAGCCGCGTGGAAGCGGCGCTGACCCGCGCGGAATCGGCCGCGGCCGGAAGTCCGCCGCCCTCCACCGCCGGCGGACGCCGCGACCGGAAAGAATATCGCCGCCGCACCTGGATGACGCGCCCGCGCCCGGGCATCGACCGCGTCGCCAGCGCCTGGCTCATCCGACGCTTCATCGATCCCGAAGCGCGCTTCGTGTTCGGCGACGACCCGGCACGGCATCCGAAGGCCGTTCCCTTCGACATGTTTCAGGGCGGCGGTTTCGGCCATCGTGGCGACGACTGCACCTTTGAGACCCTGCAGAAGGAATTCGGCATACGCGACCCGCGTGTCAGCGCCCTGGCGCAGATCATCCACGACGCCGACCTGGGCGATGAGAAGTTCGGCCGCCGCGAAGGCGAGGGTGTGGAGCGCGTGCTGCTGGGCTGGGCGCAACAGGATGTCTCCGACGACGAGCTCCTCCGACGCGGCATCGACCTGATGGAAGGCTTGTACCGGGCGCTCCCATGA
- the pgsA gene encoding CDP-diacylglycerol--glycerol-3-phosphate 3-phosphatidyltransferase: MASQPAGRRRSALLSAQSVGDNRNRRAVAQPHRRRFQRKTRTVNLPNYITLTRILGVPLLLWLLFGKTFSSAHGQRELAASLLFIALSFTDKLDGYLARKRGQITTMGMLLDPLADKLLITAAFISLVQFNPEVVPAWMAVIIVGREFLVSGLRSVAASEGFTIEASDLGKFKMAVQVVSVVAAILNARWTAWTLGAVVLPIEVIAHLSVWFMVLLSMVSAIDYFAAFWSKIDRSFLERQRRRPFVLSRRRKRDVAAT; this comes from the coding sequence ATGGCATCGCAGCCCGCCGGGCGCCGCAGGAGCGCGTTGCTTTCCGCGCAGAGCGTGGGGGATAATCGCAACAGGCGCGCGGTTGCCCAGCCGCACCGGCGGCGATTCCAGCGAAAGACCAGGACAGTGAACCTGCCGAACTACATCACGCTCACGCGCATTCTGGGCGTGCCGCTGCTGTTGTGGCTGCTGTTCGGCAAGACGTTCTCCAGCGCGCACGGGCAGCGCGAACTGGCGGCCTCGCTGCTGTTCATCGCGCTTTCGTTCACCGACAAGCTGGATGGCTACCTGGCGCGGAAGCGGGGGCAGATCACCACCATGGGGATGCTGCTCGACCCGCTGGCGGACAAGCTGCTCATCACCGCCGCCTTCATCTCCCTGGTGCAGTTCAATCCGGAAGTGGTGCCGGCCTGGATGGCGGTGATCATCGTGGGTCGCGAGTTTTTAGTGAGCGGGCTGCGCAGCGTGGCCGCTTCGGAAGGATTCACCATCGAGGCCAGCGACCTGGGCAAGTTCAAGATGGCGGTGCAGGTGGTCTCGGTGGTGGCCGCCATCCTCAATGCGCGCTGGACGGCCTGGACGTTGGGCGCGGTGGTGCTGCCCATCGAAGTGATCGCCCATCTATCGGTGTGGTTCATGGTCCTGCTGTCGATGGTTTCGGCCATCGATTACTTTGCCGCCTTCTGGTCGAAGATCGACCGCAGTTTTCTGGAGCGCCAGCGGCGCCGGCCATTCGTGCTCAGCCGCCGCAGGAAGCGCGATGTTGCCGCAACCTGA
- the amrA gene encoding AmmeMemoRadiSam system protein A, with the protein MLPQPENPPVPPLFPEYSAQERTYLLEAARRAIRAALRRERWKPNPPSAHLAEPRGAFTTLHLDDRLRGCVGFVYPVKSLCATVAETAVAAALHDPRFLPVTEEEAARLQIEISVLSQLFRIDPRQVEVGRHGLLVSRGFQRGLLLPQVAVEHGWTREMFLDEACLKAGLAPDAWKHGATVEAFAAEVFGDREGL; encoded by the coding sequence ATGTTGCCGCAACCTGAGAATCCGCCCGTCCCGCCCCTCTTCCCCGAATACTCAGCTCAGGAGCGCACTTATCTGCTGGAAGCGGCGCGCCGCGCCATCCGGGCCGCGCTGCGCAGGGAGAGATGGAAACCCAATCCTCCTTCGGCGCACCTGGCCGAGCCGCGCGGCGCCTTTACGACGTTGCATCTGGACGACCGGTTGCGCGGCTGTGTGGGCTTCGTGTATCCGGTGAAGTCGCTGTGCGCGACGGTGGCGGAAACGGCGGTGGCGGCCGCCCTGCATGATCCGCGCTTCCTGCCCGTCACCGAAGAAGAAGCGGCGCGCCTGCAAATCGAGATCAGCGTGCTCTCGCAGCTTTTCCGCATCGATCCCAGGCAGGTCGAAGTAGGCCGGCACGGCCTGCTGGTCAGCCGCGGCTTCCAGCGGGGACTGTTGTTGCCGCAGGTGGCGGTGGAACACGGCTGGACCCGCGAGATGTTCCTCGATGAAGCCTGCCTGAAAGCCGGCCTGGCACCGGATGCCTGGAAGCACGGAGCAACCGTAGAGGCCTTTGCCGCGGAAGTCTTCGGGGATAGGGAAGGACTGTAG
- a CDS encoding OmpA family protein, whose protein sequence is MKRTGLVLMILAACALAQEGAPQVAATNIEEWKQAPTYSDVNCAGYVTKEAVSNSVYLAGGWNTPHSTRFGDRDYVYLDGGGFQEGQQFKILRRLRDPNRWEPYRGQKRELGAVGDVYAEMGRVRIIGTRDRIGIGFVEFSCDAMIPGDLAIPWVERPIPQYQYRAPFNRFAPPNGLLTGRIVGAKDFDTVVGTGQKVYLNVGANQGVKVGDYFRAVRNYDFASLEAIDSLSYKASIPDDAQKHAPKYPRGRLKEFPRRSLGEMMVLNVTPTSATAMLTYAIEDVQVGDHVELMEPVPPPPPPVMNPPTIACSAQPATVLVGERSTITCEASSPDGRPLTISHASSAGTVSPSDGIAVLDTYNTSPGVITVRSTATDDRNLSATAMTNVNVEAAAVPQASKVNEIQFRRNSARVDNQAKAMLDDLALLLQREPDSRATLVGTADADEKAGATLAMQRAENARTYLVREKGVDAGRVDVKTSTTPGKKADLWVVPSGATMPE, encoded by the coding sequence ATGAAACGAACGGGACTTGTCCTGATGATTCTGGCTGCCTGCGCCCTGGCGCAGGAGGGGGCGCCGCAAGTCGCCGCCACCAACATCGAGGAGTGGAAGCAGGCGCCAACCTATTCCGACGTGAATTGCGCGGGCTACGTCACCAAGGAGGCGGTTTCCAACAGCGTCTACCTGGCAGGCGGCTGGAATACCCCGCACTCGACGCGCTTCGGGGACCGCGATTACGTCTATCTGGACGGCGGCGGTTTCCAGGAAGGCCAGCAGTTCAAGATCCTCCGGCGGCTGCGCGACCCCAACCGTTGGGAGCCCTATCGCGGACAGAAGCGCGAACTGGGCGCGGTCGGCGACGTGTACGCGGAGATGGGCCGGGTGCGCATCATCGGTACGCGGGACCGCATCGGCATCGGTTTCGTCGAATTCAGTTGCGACGCCATGATCCCCGGCGACCTGGCGATTCCCTGGGTCGAGCGACCCATTCCGCAGTATCAGTATCGCGCGCCCTTCAACCGCTTCGCGCCGCCCAATGGCCTGCTGACCGGGCGCATCGTGGGCGCCAAGGATTTCGATACTGTCGTGGGCACCGGCCAGAAGGTCTATCTCAATGTAGGAGCGAACCAGGGAGTCAAGGTCGGCGACTATTTCCGGGCGGTCCGGAACTATGACTTTGCCAGCCTGGAAGCGATTGATTCGCTCTCCTACAAGGCTTCAATCCCCGACGATGCGCAGAAACACGCCCCCAAATATCCGCGCGGCCGCCTGAAAGAATTCCCGCGGCGCTCGCTGGGAGAGATGATGGTGCTGAATGTCACGCCCACCAGCGCCACGGCCATGCTGACCTATGCCATCGAGGACGTGCAGGTCGGTGATCACGTGGAGCTGATGGAGCCCGTGCCGCCGCCGCCCCCGCCCGTGATGAATCCGCCGACCATCGCATGCAGCGCGCAGCCGGCCACGGTGCTGGTGGGCGAGCGCTCCACCATCACCTGCGAGGCCTCCAGTCCGGACGGGCGGCCGCTCACCATCAGCCATGCCTCCAGCGCCGGGACTGTGTCGCCCAGTGACGGCATCGCCGTGTTGGACACGTACAACACATCGCCCGGCGTCATCACCGTCCGTTCGACGGCGACCGACGACCGCAACCTCTCCGCGACCGCCATGACCAATGTCAACGTGGAAGCCGCGGCGGTCCCGCAGGCCAGCAAAGTGAACGAGATCCAGTTCCGCCGCAACAGCGCACGCGTGGATAACCAGGCCAAGGCCATGCTCGACGACCTGGCCCTGCTGCTGCAGCGTGAGCCGGATAGCCGCGCCACCCTCGTGGGCACGGCCGACGCCGATGAGAAGGCGGGAGCGACCCTGGCCATGCAGCGCGCGGAGAACGCCCGGACGTATCTGGTGCGGGAGAAGGGCGTGGATGCCGGCCGCGTCGACGTCAAGACTTCGACAACTCCGGGCAAGAAGGCCGACCTGTGGGTCGTCCCTTCCGGCGCCACCATGCCGGAATAA